A DNA window from Parabacteroides johnsonii DSM 18315 contains the following coding sequences:
- a CDS encoding glycosyltransferase family 2 protein: MKKVSVITVNYNNADGLKRTLESLFAQTFTDYESIVIDGGSTDGSREIIENFADRITYWVSEPDGGIYHAMNKGIRQATGLYYNFMNSGDLFEDPTVLENIFASDPTEDILFGKYASDRHPKGVAYPTPITMLTLYKTHPNHQASFLRRTLFNDHLYDETYRIASDWKFFIECLIFRQCSYAHLDVIVARYDQTGISSVNQKLYEEEREQILHLLLPDRIYADYIYLGDADSPLLKLTPYFNRTRGFQQLIYGITYALIRFRSLFVRELGQLH; the protein is encoded by the coding sequence ATGAAAAAAGTATCAGTTATCACAGTTAACTACAATAATGCGGATGGCTTGAAAAGAACGCTTGAAAGTCTTTTTGCTCAAACTTTCACTGATTATGAATCAATTGTAATAGATGGCGGATCAACTGACGGAAGCCGGGAGATAATCGAAAACTTTGCTGATCGGATTACGTATTGGGTGTCGGAACCCGACGGAGGTATTTATCATGCAATGAATAAAGGTATTCGTCAAGCCACAGGTCTTTATTATAATTTTATGAATTCGGGTGACCTTTTTGAAGATCCGACGGTCCTGGAAAATATATTCGCTTCTGATCCTACCGAAGATATTTTGTTTGGAAAGTATGCCAGTGACCGTCACCCGAAAGGAGTTGCCTATCCGACTCCTATCACAATGTTGACTTTGTACAAGACGCATCCGAATCATCAAGCTTCTTTTTTGAGGCGGACACTGTTTAATGATCATTTGTATGACGAAACTTATCGGATTGCCTCAGATTGGAAATTTTTTATAGAGTGTCTGATTTTCCGTCAATGTAGCTATGCACATCTTGATGTAATAGTTGCCCGGTACGACCAGACTGGGATCAGTAGTGTGAACCAGAAACTTTATGAAGAAGAGCGGGAACAAATACTTCATTTGTTATTGCCTGATAGAATCTATGCCGATTACATCTATTTGGGAGATGCCGATTCACCTCTTCTCAAACTCACTCCCTACTTCAATCGGACAAGGGGATTCCAGCAGTTAATTTATGGAATCACTTATGCTTTGATACGGTTTCGCTCACTTTTTGTCAGGGAGTTAGGACAACTACACTAA
- a CDS encoding acyltransferase family protein yields MIKQKSCHIETLRGIAILLVVLGHVIGSTSEGGMKVANDSFFRYLYDLFVNIRMPLFTVISGWVYALHPVKADNISIFLRKKVRRLLFPMVFVGSLYFLLQYFIPGTNNKMVLPDIWKIYIFPYSIYWYLPALFLVFIGIAICDIRKYLNTISRWYILMIVACLLCYSELTGIIPRSVPNYFAFKNAFYLSPFFLTGVGIVRFKERLSSPVMLKIYLAGLIIGIVLQQMNFFYPHITTFYTKYHLSIIIGILSSSFLVNLKLNNRFFIWLAQYAYTIYLYHGFGTSGGRIILSGIGIQNEFLVFLFAGSIATFCPILVEKVCKKWKISSRLFLGTVPHK; encoded by the coding sequence ATGATAAAACAAAAATCCTGCCACATAGAGACTTTACGTGGAATTGCAATCTTACTTGTTGTGCTGGGGCACGTTATCGGCTCTACATCGGAAGGAGGAATGAAAGTTGCCAATGATTCCTTTTTCAGATATCTATACGATCTTTTTGTAAACATTCGAATGCCTCTCTTCACTGTTATCTCAGGGTGGGTATATGCTTTACATCCCGTAAAGGCTGATAATATTTCCATCTTTCTAAGGAAGAAGGTCAGACGTCTACTATTTCCGATGGTATTTGTCGGTTCCTTATATTTCCTGCTCCAATATTTCATTCCTGGAACAAACAACAAAATGGTATTACCCGATATATGGAAAATTTATATATTTCCTTACAGCATCTACTGGTATTTGCCTGCCCTGTTCCTTGTTTTTATCGGCATAGCTATCTGTGACATAAGAAAATATCTGAATACCATATCCAGATGGTATATTCTTATGATTGTAGCCTGCCTATTATGCTATTCTGAATTAACAGGTATAATACCAAGGTCCGTTCCTAATTATTTTGCATTTAAAAATGCGTTCTACTTATCGCCTTTCTTCCTTACCGGTGTAGGTATTGTCAGGTTCAAAGAGAGACTATCAAGCCCGGTAATGCTAAAAATATATTTAGCGGGCCTTATTATAGGAATTGTTTTACAACAAATGAATTTCTTTTACCCGCATATTACAACATTTTATACCAAATATCATTTATCAATCATTATTGGTATTCTTTCCTCCTCATTTTTAGTCAACTTAAAACTAAACAATCGCTTTTTTATCTGGTTAGCCCAATATGCATACACAATCTATCTATATCATGGTTTTGGCACATCAGGAGGTCGTATTATCCTTTCAGGGATAGGCATACAAAACGAATTTCTTGTATTTCTGTTTGCTGGATCTATTGCAACCTTCTGTCCTATATTAGTGGAAAAAGTCTGTAAAAAGTGGAAAATTTCAAGTAGGCTGTTTTTAGGGACTGTACCCCACAAATAA
- a CDS encoding phosphoribosyltransferase produces MNYRSISDLNQIILKRLYIIPRDIDLVVGIPRSGMFPANLLALYLNRPVTDLGSFINGHIYKAGERGQFFDSRRYKKILIVDDSISSGSAIQKCKEQVKHLENEFNIRYCVVYAIPGKENMVDYAFDIVPLPRYFQWNILNHTVLEKTCMDIDGVLCVDPLPEQNDDGILYKNFILHAQPLFIPGAPIGTLVTSRLEKYRSETEIWLKANKVKYNKLVMLDLPNKEARQKANCHASHKANEYRLNPYKLFIESSLPQAIEINKITGKPVLCTENFEMIFDSQSVLYNIKNGQSLPLVRKGLLKLRDLIKKIIR; encoded by the coding sequence ATGAACTATAGAAGTATCTCCGACCTTAATCAGATCATATTAAAGCGCTTATATATCATTCCCAGGGATATCGATCTGGTTGTCGGCATTCCTCGAAGTGGAATGTTTCCGGCAAACCTCCTGGCTCTTTATCTGAATAGGCCTGTGACCGATCTCGGTTCATTTATCAATGGTCATATCTACAAAGCCGGAGAAAGAGGACAGTTCTTTGATTCCCGGCGATACAAAAAAATATTGATCGTCGATGACAGCATTTCGTCTGGGTCAGCTATACAAAAGTGTAAAGAACAAGTCAAACATCTGGAAAATGAGTTTAACATCCGATATTGTGTCGTTTATGCTATTCCCGGTAAAGAAAATATGGTTGATTATGCTTTTGATATCGTTCCTCTTCCTCGTTATTTCCAATGGAATATTCTGAATCACACCGTATTGGAAAAAACCTGTATGGATATAGACGGTGTTTTATGTGTAGATCCCTTACCCGAACAAAATGACGATGGTATATTATATAAAAACTTTATTCTTCATGCGCAGCCTCTATTCATCCCAGGTGCCCCAATTGGCACATTGGTAACTTCCCGTCTGGAAAAATATAGGTCGGAAACAGAAATATGGTTAAAGGCTAACAAGGTTAAATACAACAAATTGGTCATGTTGGATCTACCAAACAAAGAAGCCAGGCAAAAAGCAAACTGTCATGCTTCACATAAAGCAAACGAATATAGACTCAATCCATATAAATTATTTATAGAAAGCTCTTTACCACAAGCTATCGAAATAAATAAAATTACAGGAAAACCCGTTTTATGCACTGAGAACTTCGAGATGATATTTGACTCACAGTCTGTACTGTACAACATAAAAAACGGCCAGTCTTTACCCTTGGTTCGAAAAGGGCTATTAAAACTTAGAGATTTGATTAAAAAAATAATCCGATAG